A DNA window from Bdellovibrio sp. BCCA contains the following coding sequences:
- a CDS encoding vitamin B12-dependent ribonucleotide reductase, giving the protein MKKHSLHSPTYFVPAGKNPESMFEWKKVDSEIRNRKGEVFFEMKNVEAPAGWSQLAIDIAASKYFRKVGVPRTKHENSVRQLVSRVVKAVAGSAVKQGGYFANKKDVDVFAKELQYILLSQRGAFNSPVWFNAGLWESYKIESPSEHFAWDEKKKQIVATANAYERPQCSACFIQSVDDSIEGIFELAKTEAKLFKYGSGTGSNFSKIRSRYEMTGAGGKSSGLLSFLEVLDKGAGAIKSGGTTRRAAKMVVVDIDHPEVLDFIDWKMKEERKAHMLIAAGLSPEFEGEAYRTVSGQNANNSVRVSDAFMKAVEDGKHWKLKSRVSGKALNELPAVDVWRRITHAAWMCADPGVQFHDTINKWHTCPNTDEIHSSNPCSEYMFLDDSACNLASINLVKFLNEDGSFDFEAFIHTARTLFVAQEILVDYSSYPTEKIAQNSHDYRPLGLGFANLGSLLMRKGIAYDSDEGRAWAGAITALMNGVAYLTSSEVARAKGAFAGFRKNRAAMLKVMKKHEKAVKDIQWSFLPQGLDKAVKNLWKGVLYNGTKHGYRNSQATVIAPTGTIGLLMDCDTTGIEPDFSLIKFKKLSGGGEIQIVNQSVEQALRTLDYTPEEITGILKYVADHNTVEKCPQMHPEDIPIFDCATGAAGHRVLSTESHVKMMAAVQPFISGAISKTVNLPNSATEEDISNIYFLAWKLGIKAVAVYRDGSKQSQPLNVHKPKGVAEPVIPSFTMKCPECGSDTVLTSGCYRCPNCGTTVGCA; this is encoded by the coding sequence ATGAAAAAACATTCTCTGCACAGTCCGACTTATTTTGTTCCTGCCGGCAAAAATCCTGAGTCCATGTTTGAATGGAAAAAAGTAGATTCTGAAATTCGCAACCGCAAAGGCGAAGTGTTTTTCGAGATGAAAAATGTAGAAGCCCCGGCAGGTTGGTCGCAACTTGCCATTGATATCGCGGCCAGCAAATACTTCCGCAAAGTCGGTGTGCCAAGAACGAAACATGAAAACTCCGTCAGACAACTTGTCAGTCGTGTGGTGAAGGCCGTGGCAGGCTCCGCAGTGAAACAAGGCGGTTATTTCGCGAACAAAAAAGACGTCGATGTTTTTGCCAAAGAACTTCAATACATTCTTCTTTCACAACGAGGCGCCTTTAATAGCCCCGTATGGTTTAATGCGGGTCTTTGGGAATCTTATAAAATTGAATCTCCGAGTGAGCACTTTGCGTGGGATGAAAAAAAGAAGCAGATCGTTGCGACAGCGAATGCTTACGAACGCCCGCAGTGTTCTGCGTGCTTTATTCAAAGTGTTGACGATTCTATCGAGGGCATTTTTGAACTCGCAAAAACGGAAGCAAAACTTTTTAAATACGGATCAGGCACAGGCAGTAATTTTTCAAAAATCCGCAGCCGTTACGAAATGACGGGGGCCGGTGGAAAAAGCTCAGGCCTTTTGTCATTCCTGGAAGTTTTGGATAAAGGCGCGGGAGCTATCAAATCCGGCGGAACCACTCGACGAGCAGCTAAAATGGTCGTTGTTGATATCGATCACCCTGAAGTTCTTGATTTCATCGATTGGAAAATGAAAGAGGAACGAAAAGCGCACATGCTTATCGCCGCAGGATTAAGTCCTGAGTTTGAAGGGGAAGCTTATCGCACCGTCTCTGGCCAGAATGCCAACAACTCGGTTCGTGTCAGTGACGCTTTCATGAAAGCGGTTGAAGATGGAAAACATTGGAAATTAAAATCCCGTGTTTCGGGAAAAGCCCTCAACGAACTTCCGGCGGTCGATGTGTGGCGCAGGATCACTCATGCTGCGTGGATGTGTGCAGATCCTGGCGTTCAGTTTCACGACACGATCAACAAATGGCACACATGCCCTAACACAGATGAAATTCACTCTAGCAATCCTTGTTCTGAATACATGTTCTTGGACGACTCGGCCTGCAACTTGGCTTCGATCAATCTTGTGAAGTTTTTAAATGAAGACGGCAGTTTTGATTTTGAAGCTTTCATTCACACGGCTCGCACACTTTTTGTCGCGCAAGAAATCTTAGTGGATTATTCAAGTTATCCAACCGAAAAAATTGCGCAGAACTCTCATGACTATCGTCCTTTGGGATTGGGCTTTGCGAATTTAGGAAGTCTCTTGATGCGTAAAGGAATCGCCTACGACAGCGATGAAGGACGTGCGTGGGCGGGGGCCATCACGGCGTTGATGAATGGTGTCGCTTATTTAACAAGTTCAGAAGTGGCGCGCGCGAAAGGAGCTTTCGCAGGCTTTAGGAAAAACCGCGCGGCGATGCTGAAAGTGATGAAAAAGCATGAAAAGGCCGTCAAAGATATTCAATGGTCTTTCTTGCCTCAAGGCTTAGACAAGGCCGTTAAAAATCTTTGGAAAGGTGTTTTGTATAACGGCACGAAACACGGTTATCGAAACTCTCAAGCGACCGTGATTGCGCCAACTGGAACCATTGGTCTTTTGATGGACTGTGATACCACGGGAATTGAGCCTGATTTCTCGTTGATTAAATTTAAAAAACTTTCTGGTGGTGGAGAAATTCAAATCGTCAATCAATCCGTTGAGCAAGCTCTGCGCACTTTGGATTATACGCCCGAAGAAATCACGGGGATTCTAAAATACGTCGCGGATCACAACACGGTTGAAAAATGTCCTCAGATGCATCCTGAAGATATTCCGATTTTTGATTGTGCGACGGGAGCGGCAGGGCACCGGGTTCTTTCTACGGAAAGCCACGTGAAGATGATGGCCGCAGTGCAGCCTTTTATCAGCGGTGCAATTTCTAAGACGGTGAACCTTCCTAATAGCGCTACCGAAGAAGACATCAGCAATATTTATTTCCTGGCTTGGAAGTTGGGAATCAAGGCGGTCGCCGTTTATCGCGACGGCAGCAAACAGAGCCAACCTCTGAATGTCCATAAGCCTAAAGGCGTGGCAGAGCCGGTTATCCCGAGTTTTACCATGAAATGTCCTGAATGTGGCAGCGACACAGTGCTTACGAGCGGTTGTTATCGTTGCCCTAACTGTGGCACCACGGTGGGCTGCGCTTAG
- a CDS encoding S1 RNA-binding domain-containing protein yields the protein MSKKDIFGDEIEETKDMASFEQLFAQSEQGLKTRVSVGDQIRGEILSIGKEESFVSTGTPVDGLIFTKDLMDENKEVKYHVGDMIDVVVISAKGGEIRLAKKGSKNASTDSLEDAFDMELPVTGTVTEAVNGGLRVNIQGKTAFCPISQIDSKFVQDTAEYVGRKFDFLITQMDKRNMVVSRRKLLDLQKAENEGVFMEKRKAGDILEGRITRLEKFGAFVELEAGVEGMVHLSELTWSRVHSPQEVVSAGQTVTVKILKIEDVDGRLKISLSMKQADGDGNPWNSVPAKFPVGTVVNGKVEKKETYGLFVNIAPGITGLLPKSKWRDHIDGAQFENKKRGDEIVVQIDEIKFEEKKISLGVPGAGEDHSWRSHQPASGTGFGSLGDALKNLNIKPK from the coding sequence ATGAGCAAAAAAGATATTTTCGGTGATGAAATTGAAGAAACAAAAGACATGGCGAGTTTTGAGCAGCTTTTTGCTCAATCCGAACAAGGATTGAAAACTCGTGTTTCTGTCGGCGATCAAATTCGTGGAGAGATTCTTTCTATCGGAAAAGAAGAATCCTTTGTTTCTACAGGAACTCCTGTTGATGGATTGATTTTTACTAAAGACCTTATGGATGAAAACAAAGAAGTGAAATATCACGTGGGTGATATGATCGACGTTGTTGTGATTTCTGCGAAGGGCGGCGAGATTCGTTTGGCGAAAAAAGGTTCTAAGAATGCTTCGACAGATTCTTTGGAAGACGCCTTCGATATGGAATTGCCAGTGACTGGAACCGTGACAGAGGCTGTGAATGGTGGTCTGCGCGTGAACATCCAGGGGAAAACGGCGTTCTGTCCTATTTCACAAATTGACTCTAAATTTGTGCAAGACACGGCGGAATACGTAGGTCGCAAGTTTGATTTCTTAATCACACAGATGGACAAACGCAACATGGTGGTCTCTCGTCGTAAGCTTTTGGATTTGCAAAAAGCTGAAAACGAAGGCGTCTTCATGGAAAAACGCAAAGCGGGTGACATCCTTGAAGGTCGTATCACACGTTTGGAAAAATTCGGTGCTTTTGTTGAGCTAGAAGCGGGCGTTGAAGGTATGGTTCACTTGTCAGAACTGACTTGGTCTCGCGTGCACAGCCCACAAGAAGTTGTTTCGGCTGGTCAAACTGTGACTGTGAAAATTCTTAAGATTGAAGATGTCGACGGACGCTTGAAAATTTCTTTATCGATGAAACAAGCGGACGGCGATGGCAATCCTTGGAATTCAGTTCCGGCAAAATTCCCTGTGGGAACTGTCGTGAATGGTAAAGTAGAGAAGAAAGAAACTTACGGTTTGTTTGTGAATATCGCTCCAGGCATCACAGGTCTTTTGCCAAAATCGAAATGGCGTGATCATATTGATGGCGCGCAATTTGAAAACAAAAAACGCGGTGATGAAATTGTCGTTCAAATCGATGAAATCAAATTTGAAGAGAAAAAGATTTCTTTGGGCGTTCCGGGCGCAGGTGAAGATCACTCTTGGAGATCTCATCAACCGGCTTCCGGCACTGGTTTTGGTTCTTTGGGTGATGCTTTGAAGAATCTAAATATCAAACCGAAGTAG
- a CDS encoding sensor histidine kinase: protein MGPNFQFIFESSPGIDLILLPDSPRFTIVAATDAVLEITMTKREDIIGKSLFEAFPENPNESNADGMRNLRMSLNRVIAKQGPDAMAVQKYDIRLPPVTGNYQVRYWSPSNTPLFENGVLKYIYHHVVDVTDFVLNNHFPSKDPNQEFKECIERMERDIVKRGKDLQLANEKLRDAIQLREDVLAIVSHDLNNPLGSIQMSAELLKDSLTESGHKEQLELVQIIERSVRYMKRLIDDLLCFAKIQSGNFTVELKPTNLKKLVEEGLHSVHHHVVKTKIHIKTNIEVSKEDILCDHDRITEVLSNILSNAIKFSPPGRLVTLSAREEQDDIHFSIKDEGKGIAPEHLPHLFDRYWQAKETAKYGSGLGLAIAKGIVTSHGGKIWVESTLDHGTTVHFSIPQKMIWTGLADTSPNKEKYLS from the coding sequence ATGGGCCCCAACTTTCAATTTATATTCGAGTCATCACCAGGCATTGACCTTATTCTTCTTCCCGACTCTCCTCGATTCACCATCGTAGCCGCGACGGACGCCGTTCTCGAAATCACAATGACAAAACGCGAAGACATTATAGGAAAAAGTCTTTTTGAAGCTTTTCCGGAGAATCCCAACGAATCCAACGCCGATGGAATGCGTAATCTTCGAATGTCATTAAACCGTGTTATTGCGAAACAAGGTCCCGATGCCATGGCCGTGCAGAAGTATGACATCCGCCTGCCCCCCGTCACAGGTAACTATCAAGTCCGTTATTGGAGCCCCTCCAACACTCCGCTTTTCGAAAACGGAGTGTTGAAGTACATCTATCACCACGTCGTCGATGTTACCGATTTTGTTTTAAACAATCATTTCCCGTCAAAAGATCCCAATCAAGAATTTAAAGAGTGTATAGAGCGCATGGAGAGAGACATCGTCAAGCGCGGAAAAGATTTGCAACTTGCCAACGAAAAATTGCGTGACGCTATTCAATTACGTGAAGATGTTCTAGCTATTGTTTCCCATGATTTGAATAATCCCTTGGGATCTATTCAAATGAGCGCCGAACTTCTTAAAGACAGCCTCACCGAGAGCGGACACAAGGAGCAACTGGAACTTGTTCAAATTATTGAAAGATCCGTGCGCTACATGAAACGCCTTATTGATGACCTCTTATGTTTCGCAAAAATCCAATCGGGAAATTTCACCGTGGAATTAAAACCCACCAATTTAAAAAAACTCGTGGAAGAAGGTCTTCATTCGGTCCACCACCACGTTGTTAAAACGAAAATACATATCAAGACAAACATTGAAGTAAGTAAAGAAGATATTCTCTGCGACCATGATCGCATCACGGAAGTTCTCTCTAATATTCTAAGCAATGCCATTAAGTTTTCTCCACCAGGAAGACTTGTCACTCTTTCTGCTCGCGAAGAGCAAGACGACATTCATTTTTCGATTAAAGATGAAGGCAAGGGGATCGCGCCGGAACATTTGCCGCATCTTTTTGACCGCTACTGGCAAGCAAAAGAAACTGCCAAATACGGTTCAGGTCTCGGCTTAGCCATCGCAAAAGGCATTGTCACAAGTCATGGAGGAAAAATCTGGGTAGAAAGCACTTTAGATCATGGTACGACCGTGCATTTTTCTATACCGCAAAAGATGATTTGGACTGGGTTGGCAGACACCAGTCCAAATAAAGAAAAGTATTTAAGTTAA
- a CDS encoding competence/damage-inducible protein A has protein sequence MKAAILGIGTELTDGQIVNKNASWISKKLKAAGLTTTAHLVVPDERKLMREGLEFCASHGDLLFITGGLGPTSDDFTRDIVTEWVGVPLEFDETSWKHVNDRLSSRGYAVKDIQRQQCYFPQGSKILLNSQGTANAFYLEAHGKKVFVLPGPPREIEAVWEDSIAEWLTENTKNLDPYITRIWDTMGVGESDVAVIVEDVLKDVKIEKGYRVHLPYVEVKLSFFKSQEKEMADALEKLTEALQFCTIARDGNDAAELFAENLKQIKSVCLIDEVTGQFLMNRLMPVLRDFMTDQSWSFSKSRAVKNSADLHLHVLPKDEHSCEVSLQYKGRVLKDIIEAPYKTANMRERRHQYFAEMALIFWLKNLS, from the coding sequence ATGAAAGCCGCAATTTTAGGCATTGGCACAGAACTCACCGACGGACAAATCGTCAATAAAAACGCTTCGTGGATTTCTAAAAAATTAAAAGCGGCGGGCCTGACGACGACAGCGCATCTTGTGGTGCCCGATGAACGAAAGTTGATGCGCGAGGGTTTGGAATTTTGCGCTTCTCATGGAGATCTTTTATTTATTACCGGCGGACTGGGGCCTACGTCCGATGACTTCACTCGCGATATTGTGACGGAATGGGTGGGAGTTCCTTTGGAGTTTGATGAAACTTCCTGGAAGCATGTGAATGATCGCTTAAGCTCTCGCGGTTACGCCGTGAAGGACATCCAAAGACAGCAATGTTACTTCCCCCAAGGTTCCAAAATTCTGCTGAATTCTCAAGGGACGGCGAATGCTTTTTACCTTGAAGCTCATGGTAAAAAAGTTTTTGTCTTACCGGGACCCCCACGAGAAATCGAAGCCGTTTGGGAAGATTCTATTGCTGAGTGGCTCACAGAAAATACTAAAAATCTTGATCCCTATATCACACGCATCTGGGACACGATGGGTGTCGGTGAATCCGATGTCGCCGTGATTGTGGAAGACGTTTTAAAAGATGTGAAAATCGAAAAAGGATACCGCGTGCATCTTCCGTATGTGGAAGTAAAACTGTCTTTCTTTAAATCACAAGAAAAAGAAATGGCCGACGCTCTTGAAAAACTCACGGAGGCCTTGCAGTTCTGTACGATTGCTCGCGATGGCAACGATGCCGCTGAACTTTTTGCGGAGAATTTAAAGCAAATAAAATCTGTCTGCTTGATCGACGAAGTGACAGGGCAATTTTTAATGAACCGTTTAATGCCCGTATTACGAGACTTCATGACGGATCAATCGTGGAGTTTCTCAAAGTCTCGCGCAGTAAAGAATTCCGCGGATTTACATCTGCATGTGCTACCGAAAGATGAGCACAGTTGCGAAGTGAGTCTGCAATACAAAGGGCGCGTTCTTAAAGATATTATCGAAGCTCCCTACAAAACAGCGAACATGCGAGAGCGCCGTCATCAGTACTTCGCGGAAATGGCATTGATCTTTTGGCTTAAGAATCTTTCTTAG
- a CDS encoding acyl-CoA dehydrogenase family protein, with protein sequence MSFNWKEFDLYNPTPEHAMLRETVKAFTEAEIEPQAHEFDRSEKFNLALFKKVGELGLLGITVPEQFGGAGMDATAAAIVHEELSASDPGFCLAYLAHSMLCVNNIAVNGSDEQRHRVLPKLCSGEWVGSMAMSEPAVGTDVLGMQSKAVKTGNDYILNGRKMWITNGTIDENNTPCDLVLVYAKTGEKHGRALVSTFIVEKDHKGFEVGQKIKDKLGMRGSNTAELVFQDCHIPAANLIGHEGDSMLHMMRNLEIERLTLAAMSLGIARRSIEIMNRYATEREAFGKSLNHFGQIQRYIADSYAEYKAARAYVYETARRMDLNKEGNRLDSDGVKLVATTMGKNVADRAIQVLGGYGYVGEYVVERLWRDAKLLEIGGGTLEAHQKNITRDLAKSPESLYK encoded by the coding sequence ATGTCTTTTAATTGGAAAGAGTTTGATCTTTACAATCCAACACCTGAACACGCGATGCTTCGTGAAACTGTGAAGGCATTCACAGAAGCTGAAATCGAACCGCAGGCTCATGAGTTTGATCGTTCTGAAAAATTCAATCTCGCTCTTTTCAAAAAAGTCGGTGAGTTGGGACTTCTTGGTATCACAGTTCCTGAACAATTCGGTGGTGCGGGAATGGATGCGACAGCGGCTGCGATCGTGCATGAAGAGTTGTCGGCATCAGATCCAGGATTCTGCTTGGCTTACCTTGCGCACTCCATGCTTTGCGTGAACAACATTGCCGTGAACGGAAGTGATGAACAACGTCACAGAGTTTTGCCAAAACTTTGCTCTGGCGAATGGGTTGGTTCCATGGCGATGTCTGAGCCTGCCGTGGGAACAGACGTTTTGGGTATGCAATCAAAAGCTGTGAAAACAGGAAACGACTATATTTTGAACGGTCGTAAAATGTGGATCACCAACGGCACAATCGATGAAAATAACACTCCTTGCGATCTTGTTTTGGTTTACGCAAAAACAGGCGAGAAACACGGACGCGCTCTGGTTTCGACATTCATCGTTGAAAAAGATCACAAGGGTTTTGAAGTCGGACAAAAAATCAAAGACAAGCTTGGCATGCGTGGTTCCAACACCGCGGAACTTGTTTTCCAAGACTGCCATATTCCTGCAGCGAACTTGATCGGTCATGAAGGGGATTCTATGCTCCACATGATGCGCAATCTTGAGATCGAGCGTCTGACTTTGGCTGCGATGAGCTTGGGTATTGCCCGTCGTTCTATTGAAATCATGAACCGTTACGCGACAGAGCGTGAGGCTTTCGGAAAATCTTTAAATCACTTCGGTCAAATTCAACGCTACATCGCTGACAGCTATGCAGAATACAAAGCGGCACGTGCTTACGTTTACGAAACAGCTCGTCGCATGGATTTGAATAAAGAAGGAAACCGTTTGGATTCTGACGGTGTAAAACTTGTTGCAACAACAATGGGTAAAAACGTCGCAGACCGCGCGATCCAAGTTTTGGGTGGCTACGGTTACGTGGGCGAGTACGTTGTTGAAAGACTTTGGAGAGACGCAAAGTTATTAGAAATTGGCGGCGGAACTTTGGAAGCGCACCAAAAGAATATCACTCGTGACTTGGCGAAGAGCCCTGAGTCTCTTTACAAGTAG
- a CDS encoding TrmH family RNA methyltransferase, translated as MFPYGPELEINANLKVHYQLILEKIGPLLTDERRQKIERVVSLRNFDTAVVLEGIYDRGNISAVMRSAEGLGFGNFHVIETQEKFKEANRVTQGADKWVEVQKWKKTADCVKTLKSQGYKICVTHLDAKAKPLHEIDFSGKVALVLGNEKDGVSPEMIAAADETIIIPMTGFVQSFNISVAGALSLYHISQDRLKRLGSNASLSQEEQGILQAYYYMRTQDSAAQYLEEMFSRGILKA; from the coding sequence ATGTTTCCATACGGGCCCGAGCTTGAGATCAACGCCAATTTAAAAGTTCACTATCAATTGATTCTTGAGAAGATCGGGCCTTTGCTCACAGACGAGCGCCGACAAAAAATCGAGCGTGTTGTCTCTTTAAGAAATTTCGACACGGCCGTTGTTCTTGAAGGCATTTATGATCGCGGGAATATTTCTGCGGTGATGAGAAGTGCCGAGGGCTTGGGTTTTGGAAATTTCCACGTCATTGAAACTCAAGAAAAATTCAAAGAAGCCAATCGTGTCACTCAAGGTGCCGACAAATGGGTGGAAGTGCAGAAGTGGAAAAAGACCGCTGATTGCGTAAAGACTTTAAAATCCCAAGGCTACAAAATCTGTGTCACACACTTGGATGCCAAAGCCAAACCTCTGCACGAAATTGATTTTTCCGGCAAAGTCGCCCTTGTCTTAGGAAATGAAAAAGATGGTGTGAGCCCTGAGATGATTGCTGCTGCCGATGAAACCATCATCATTCCAATGACGGGCTTCGTGCAAAGTTTTAACATCTCTGTGGCGGGGGCTTTAAGTCTTTACCATATCTCTCAAGATCGTTTGAAGCGCTTAGGATCAAATGCGTCTTTATCTCAAGAAGAGCAGGGGATCTTGCAGGCTTATTACTACATGCGCACACAAGACTCGGCAGCTCAATACCTAGAAGAAATGTTTTCTCGCGGAATCCTTAAAGCCTAA
- a CDS encoding phosphatase domain-containing putative toxin — protein sequence MKKTALIISLAVLAGCAEKVVTDHSDKPAPIAAKSSFFMTKPQPTEPVELVFDTKYAGKKAVNYRKNPDIKMSGSATLDPKALKEVAKPVKKNKAPFYVFDLRQESHGLINDIPVTWQAEHDWANADLNHDEAVRRERRQLGDLRVGEKINGVEIKSIETEESMVRSAGYQYVRLTVTDHVRPVDSEVDRFIEAVRELPENAWIHFHCRAGKGRTTTFMVLYDMLINAKYVPFDDIINRNAKLSEDYDVMAVVDAKDWRAPYQKERADFVRAFYEYAKENPRGEKKLWSEWVK from the coding sequence ATGAAAAAGACAGCTTTGATAATCTCCCTTGCGGTTCTTGCCGGTTGCGCCGAGAAAGTAGTGACGGATCATAGTGATAAGCCGGCACCCATCGCCGCAAAATCCTCGTTTTTTATGACAAAACCTCAGCCGACCGAACCTGTCGAGTTGGTCTTTGATACAAAGTACGCAGGGAAAAAGGCGGTGAACTATCGAAAAAATCCCGATATCAAAATGTCGGGGAGCGCGACTTTAGACCCGAAAGCTCTAAAGGAAGTCGCTAAGCCTGTTAAAAAGAACAAAGCCCCTTTTTACGTGTTTGATCTTCGTCAAGAATCTCACGGTCTTATCAATGACATTCCGGTGACGTGGCAAGCAGAGCACGATTGGGCCAACGCCGATTTGAATCATGACGAAGCTGTTCGCCGCGAACGCCGTCAACTTGGTGATTTGCGTGTCGGGGAAAAAATCAATGGTGTAGAAATCAAAAGTATCGAAACGGAAGAGAGCATGGTTCGAAGTGCCGGCTATCAATACGTGCGCTTAACCGTGACGGACCACGTTCGTCCGGTGGATTCAGAAGTAGATCGCTTCATTGAGGCGGTTCGCGAGCTTCCGGAAAATGCGTGGATTCATTTTCACTGCCGTGCGGGCAAAGGTCGTACAACGACGTTTATGGTTTTGTACGATATGCTGATCAACGCAAAGTATGTTCCGTTTGACGACATCATCAATAGAAATGCGAAACTCAGCGAAGACTACGACGTGATGGCTGTTGTTGATGCCAAAGACTGGAGAGCGCCTTACCAAAAAGAACGCGCTGATTTCGTTCGTGCCTTTTACGAATACGCTAAAGAAAATCCACGTGGTGAGAAAAAACTTTGGTCGGAGTGGGTGAAATAA
- a CDS encoding class I SAM-dependent methyltransferase, translated as MTRVIKLRYTELAGCIFIDKIAGLNTHTPEFGQRGCVEVYEEELDRKLYVVHRLDKATSGAMVFPTSQELAAEITHLFEQHKVAKKYLFLTDKKSSQKEFTYESLITKERNAFVSSVSKEPNSKTSFKWLKSVGDYGLWEAVPHSGKPHQIRLHAEANGIAILGDNDHNGTPYFRLCLHSLSLSFELRGEKIHFETDLPEWAEHNEQSQTEELILAEAFQRRERMYKFSELKEESLRLSHRELDTYRIDQYGEYLWVYWYKESDPTVQDLLRFEKLAKKHQKKILVRKMLNRGEDPNAEILWNIGNTSTRWTAKENGVNYELRSDTGLSPGLFLDQRENRLWVKEHAEDRRVLNLFSYTSGFSVVSALAGAQEVCTVDVSQNFIDWSKRNFELNSLNPEQDNYEFWVQDCLLFLKGTIRRKRKFGLIICDPPSFGRSKSGVFSISKNFDELMINCMYCLEKNGLLLFCTNYEKWTTGDLHLRLNKLKREFSFKILPAPAQGLDFELPDQEPLMKSIILRKN; from the coding sequence ATGACACGTGTGATTAAGCTCCGATACACCGAATTAGCCGGCTGCATCTTTATTGACAAGATCGCAGGCCTCAACACCCATACTCCCGAGTTCGGGCAGCGTGGTTGCGTGGAAGTGTATGAAGAGGAACTGGATCGCAAACTCTACGTCGTGCATCGCCTGGACAAAGCAACATCAGGAGCCATGGTCTTCCCGACTTCGCAGGAATTAGCCGCCGAGATCACGCATCTTTTTGAACAACACAAGGTCGCTAAAAAATATCTTTTTCTCACGGACAAAAAATCTTCACAGAAAGAGTTCACTTACGAATCTTTAATCACGAAAGAAAGAAATGCTTTCGTCAGCTCGGTGAGCAAAGAGCCGAACTCTAAAACCAGTTTTAAATGGCTGAAGAGTGTTGGCGATTACGGTCTTTGGGAAGCAGTTCCCCACTCGGGAAAACCTCATCAAATTCGTTTGCACGCCGAAGCTAACGGCATTGCAATCTTAGGTGATAATGATCACAACGGAACTCCTTATTTCCGTTTGTGCCTTCACTCGCTTTCGCTTTCTTTTGAACTTCGTGGTGAAAAAATCCACTTTGAAACGGATCTTCCAGAGTGGGCCGAGCACAATGAACAATCTCAAACGGAAGAGCTGATTTTAGCGGAAGCGTTCCAGCGCCGTGAACGCATGTATAAGTTTTCGGAACTTAAAGAAGAATCATTGCGTCTTAGTCATCGTGAGTTGGACACTTACCGTATCGATCAATACGGTGAGTACCTTTGGGTTTATTGGTACAAAGAATCCGATCCAACGGTTCAAGATCTGCTTCGCTTTGAAAAGCTTGCTAAAAAACATCAAAAGAAAATCCTGGTGCGCAAAATGCTCAACCGTGGTGAAGATCCCAATGCTGAGATTCTTTGGAATATCGGCAATACTTCGACACGTTGGACGGCGAAAGAAAATGGCGTGAACTACGAACTTCGCAGTGACACGGGATTGTCTCCGGGACTTTTCCTGGATCAGCGTGAAAACCGTCTGTGGGTGAAAGAACATGCTGAAGATCGCCGTGTTTTAAATCTTTTCTCTTACACGAGTGGTTTCAGTGTGGTGTCAGCGTTAGCGGGAGCCCAGGAAGTTTGCACCGTCGACGTTTCGCAAAACTTCATTGATTGGAGTAAACGCAATTTCGAACTGAACAGTTTGAACCCAGAACAAGATAATTACGAGTTTTGGGTGCAAGACTGTTTGTTGTTCTTAAAGGGCACTATCCGTCGCAAAAGAAAATTTGGGTTGATCATCTGTGATCCTCCTTCTTTTGGTCGTTCGAAGAGTGGTGTGTTTTCAATCAGCAAAAACTTTGATGAGCTGATGATCAATTGCATGTACTGCTTAGAAAAAAACGGCCTTCTGCTTTTCTGCACGAACTACGAAAAATGGACGACCGGTGATTTGCATTTAAGATTGAACAAACTAAAAAGAGAATTTTCGTTTAAGATCTTGCCCGCTCCGGCGCAAGGTTTGGACTTTGAGCTCCCAGATCAGGAGCCCTTGATGAAATCCATCATCCTTCGTAAAAACTAA
- a CDS encoding LemA family protein — translation MKNLIIVVLLAFPFLAGCGIQSLPQGKNSTEAALAEVTNQYKRRADLIPNLVNVVKGYAKHEQETLTAVTEARAKATSTQIDPSKVTPEQLAKFQQAQSGLSQALGRLMVVTEKYPDLKADQNFRDLQAQLEGTENRITIARQRYIESIRDFNNLITVPPTSWTNSVMYHFEKMPQWDLTPEEKATAEKAPEVKF, via the coding sequence TTGAAAAACCTGATTATAGTAGTTCTGCTTGCGTTTCCATTTCTTGCGGGTTGTGGGATTCAATCTCTTCCTCAAGGTAAGAATAGTACTGAGGCGGCTTTGGCTGAGGTTACTAACCAGTACAAACGTCGGGCTGATTTGATTCCTAATCTTGTGAATGTTGTTAAAGGGTATGCGAAGCATGAGCAGGAGACTTTGACGGCTGTGACGGAAGCTCGTGCTAAGGCGACTTCGACGCAGATTGATCCTTCGAAGGTGACTCCTGAGCAGTTGGCTAAGTTTCAACAAGCTCAATCTGGATTGTCTCAAGCTTTGGGGCGTTTGATGGTTGTGACTGAAAAATATCCTGATTTGAAAGCCGATCAAAACTTCCGTGATCTTCAAGCGCAGTTGGAAGGCACTGAGAATCGTATTACGATTGCTCGTCAGCGCTATATTGAATCTATTCGTGATTTCAATAATCTTATCACGGTTCCGCCAACAAGCTGGACGAACTCTGTGATGTATCACTTCGAAAAAATGCCTCAGTGGGATTTGACTCCAGAGGAAAAAGCAACGGCTGAGAAAGCTCCAGAAGTTAAATTCTAA